The genomic window CTAAACCTAGTATAAAGTTAATGCATACAGGGTTAGAAGTTAGAACAGCCTACACTTAAGGGCAATGTGGTCCTTCGAGTGTGAATTCAAATGGAGATTCTTCCATTTCTCAAAGACTGGAGCTGTCCTACAAAGTTGTGAACTGTGAATGTTTTGAGACAGAAGTTAAAGCATTAGTCTCTGTCTTTACGAGGGCCTTACCTAACAAAAACTAAGAAGCTATAAGGACCCTTCAAATGCAAGACATCTGTTTTATATATGAATGTAACTTTCCATTTTCATGTCCTCCTCCTCAGTCCTCACAGGTTCACGTTTACTACCAATACAATCCTACATCACGACTAAAGtggtgtttaaaaatattatagtaataattaatttttaaattattttttataaatatattaaaaaacatttttaaaaaatattatttttaatatcatcccATGTACTGGAGGCAGGTAGCTCTGCATGGTCATCAGCCTCCACCTCAACTTGAAATTTCTTACCAGAACTGCAAAGTTAGTGCATTTATTAGGTCGGGCTGGCTCTTTCTTTGCGGAAAGCCGATAGGGAACAAGCTGCACTACATTAAACGCCCTTGCCATGATAATTTGCCAGCTGCCACCCAACTTTGAGAGGGAGGGGAAGGAAGAggaagttattttattgttgtgacAGGAGAGAAACTGGGCGGTCAAAAATGGGGCTGTTGGCGTTCGTTGCTAGAAATCAAAGAGGGGGGACAAGTGGCAGGGCAATACGttttctgctctctctctctctctctctctctgatggATTGGTACTCCAAGTACAGggatgtttgaaaatataatagtaattataatttaaaatattatttatttaaaaatatattaaaataatatatatttttatttttaaaaaattatttttcaaccgCACTTTTAAAGAGACCTGggcagtttttttctttcaacaagtCCAGCGAGTCAACAAATCCAACTACGTTCGACACTCAAGTACCAGTGTCTGTCAGCTAACATATAGCCACTTTCTAGTCTAAAACAAACTGGAAAGGTGATGTCCATAGGATTCATGGGCCATTGGGTTTCGAATTTTAAGCTATGCTATGATGCAGCATTTTATCAGAGAAGAACTGAGTACAAATTCAATCAATAGAAGATTTCGATAGCATGAAGAAGACATGGACTGGGAATTTCATAGGAAAATAGCAAAGTGATTTGATTGCTCAAACAATAAATTGGTAAGTTGCCATACAGAGTCGAAACCGTGTCATGCATATTTCAAAACATTGATCCAAGATTGTTTATCATAAGGGAGAATTTGATGCCAAGTATACAGCAATTCAATCCAGCTTACGCCTTCTACGCTAAATTATTTTCTCAACACAACTTCCCACAATACATTTTCTTCACTCACATTGACAAAGGAGAAAATGAATTGGTAGACTATGCCGTAGACATGATGCAATCAATGGCTTGCTTGCAGATGCCTGTCATTGTGGCCTCTGGCCCATAAAcctgaaaacaaaagaaaaaattgtcaCAGCTTAGCTacgaataagaaaaatataaagaagttCCAAGATCTGAATCTTCAGGAGTGGAGAAATGGAAACTAAAGAAAACTTTCTAAGAACATAGAAGATCTTGTGGTTTATTCAAATCCAGTCATGTTTGTCAAGGTAAAGGACAActtgaactttataattaaaaaaacaccagCAAAACTTAAGGCACGTGTATTAGATCTGCGCACTCCTCGTAAACTAGGATTCCATACTTCAAATGGAAAAAAAGTCACAATCTTACAGATCAATATTGAAGACAGGGTTACCTTTCTCCTATTAACAGCATGCATTTCAGAGCTTAGagctttatttaatttcataaaccaATGGCCAACAAACTCAATGAGAACTACAAAAAGAAGATTGTCATTTCATACCTCAAGAGGTACTCCCAGTTCCTCTCCTAGAGTGCGCATCTTGGCCAAACCAGTCTGATAGTTTGGACCACCTCTTCGAACATAGATGTGCATTCTTGCAGCCTTTAACTTGGATTCCTATAAGGAGGTGATGAGGAAGAGTTACATGTAGAAAGAGGCAACTTAAACCAGTCACTACTTACAGCAATTGGACTAGATTCAACTAGACATACCTTCTCTCTCAGTGCTCTTATAATACCATTGAAAGTAGCAGCAACATCGGTGAAGTTAGCGATGCCTCCTCCAATAAGAAGGGCTCTTTTGCGACCATCAGGGTCAGAAGTGGCACACTACAATGATCAAGGAATATTGTTACAGAACATGAGTAACGACATAATTGTGAGAAAAGAtgctgaaaaagaaaaggcttaaATTTATTGTCTTACATCAATGACAACTCTTGCATATTGCAAGACCTCGTCCTCATTTGGAGCTCCACTATACTCTGCATAGTTGCCAAGCTCTGATGCATAACCCAAATCTCCAACCTTGTTAATGGGAAAAAGAATTAGTCTACCAGTAAAATCATGAAGTATAGACCTTGCACCAACCAATAAAGGGCAGGTAGATTATAGCATATGGCTATAAAAGCACCTACAGTATCAGCATATATAACACTGGCACCACCTCCAGCAACCATTGTCCAGATACGTCCCTTTGGATTCAAAACAGTGAATTTCAAAGATGAACTTGTCTGTAAACACAAGAATATTGTTAATGCATCTGAATTATGGACAAAAAGATAATGGCAGTTCCATGCATGAAAGTATAGGCAAGTAAAAGTATGTCAAAACATGCATTCATGTAAATACCTTTTCATCCAGAGAATGAATGAAGCTTTCGGTAGAACTCAGAACTCTTCCAAAAGGCAGAGGAAACTCTACATTACCCCATCTGAATGCACCAAAACATATTGGATGAGAGACAAAATATGTTAGTACTATACCCAAAcgacaatctcatgtcaactgaaGGTTTCCTCGAAAGAGGATATGAATATATACATACTTCTTGAAGTTCTTGAAAGCAGCAGTGTCGTCCAATTCTCCTCTCATATCCAGTGGATATGGTTCCCCATTCACCAGTGTAAATGGATTCATTTCTAGAAAACTGAAGTCCAGATCTATGGAGAACAGGAAAAGCAATCAGAAGTGAATTCATTACTAGCATATATAATATTCGGTGTAAGAAATTCGCAAAGAGGTCATATAAAAGGAAATACCAGACCATTCTGAATCCTTTCAAGattctcaagaaaaaattacTTACTTTCCACTCTACTATTTCATataacatgaaaattaaaaagattcaaGTACATGTGATTAGAATCTTGTTCACTAGTCAAGTAATTTCCTACGTTAAATGAATGTGCAAGAACATCCTCACCTTGAAATACAGAAAAGACACCGATGATGAAATCACCGATTTTTCCTCGAATCTGAGATAGTATTGAAGTTGTATCAgcaaatttcaaatatatattaagcaaTTCAGAATGCAAGATACCCAAAACTTTCAACTCTGAGATTTTCTCAAAGAGAAACTAGAATCTAAGGGCACTGAGCATGTCCCATCAATTGATAAACCAAGGAACCACTTTTTACTAACAAGAATCAGACTTTTAAcctgtttaattattttgatcagTGAAACATGCTAGATTGCTCATCACcagaatttattaaatcaacgATAATTAGAAACTCACCTCCAAAGGAAGTGTAGCAATCAATGGAGCACATGCTTCCAGTGTCATTGGTTTTTCAGTTGGGAGGAAAATGGTTTTAACCTGCAGAAGTCCAAAAACCAAACCATGTCGGTAATTTAAATTCCAACAGTTATGAGATCAAACAGTCATAATATGAGAAGAAATGAAGAGGCACCTATCAAGATGAACAATGTAAACATACCTTATCCCAGTTCTCCTCAATTTCAATACCCCCACATTCTGAGAAGCTAATAGTGCTGCCGAGTCTTTCAGAGACAATTGAGATGTAAAACTCTTGGTCATGTGGAACAAATGGTTCAACAATGAAGGTAGTTATTGGTGCCTTACAGCCacccatctcaacctaaaaaagCAGATCCAATTTGCACATCAATCTAAAACCTAACCAGACAAACAAAAGAACGAACTTTCATGCAATTCAATCCAAAAAATCACCTCAGCACCAAGGCGTGCTTTCACAAATTCAGCAACTTGAGCTAGATCTAAATTCAAAGCAACCAAACCACTCTTCCCACGCTTCCCAAATAGCATGTCAGGCTTCACAACCAATTTTGTAGATGAAAGCCATGGCTCTTTATTTGTTAACTCAGTGAAATCTGTACCTTCTGTCACCTAGACACAACAACAGATTATCTTATTACTTGTAACATCAAATCCAAAATAACGCCACTCCCATTACCAAGCTTGAATTTTTAACAGAgccggtaaaaaaaaaagagctgcAATTATAGCCAAAACCCAGCTAGAATTTCATCAAAACCAAGCTAAAGTCACCAACTTTACCAAAATATGATATAGCTAATCACTAGCTCCAAACTTGAACTTTCAAAAAACCCAGTTGCAGATTGAGTGCATATCAGAAACCTAGTTTCAATTTCCACTAAAATTAAGCTAAGGTtgcaaaatttaatcaaataagaTCCAATTTCCAATCCAAAGTAATCAAATTTCAACTTAATAAAAGCATAAAATACCAAATGACCACAACAATCATATggtcaaataaaagaaaacggGATCAAATCACACACACATGGGGGAAGATTGGGAGGATGGGGAGATATCAACCTGAGCAGAGCAGATTTGAAGATCAATACCAGAGAGACGTTTCAAGTGCTCTTTCAAAAGTCTCTTAGAATCATACTCTCTTATCTTCTTTCTAGCCATTTCAACAATTCAAATCAAAGAGGATCTACAAAACAATGAAACAGTGTACAATTTGCAACTATGTTATTACAACCTCTGCCTTTATATTACCAAAGAaacagaattttgaaaaaaataatgaaatgaatgGTCTTGTTTTGCTTCAAAGAGAAGATTAAAACTGACCAGACAACAGCAACTCAGCAAGGTTGTGTCTTGTAAGAGAGAGGGGTGGTTTAGCTGGTTAGTTGGTGTCTAATAATGTGGGGCGTGGTGGTAGGCGATTTGCACGAGGAGGGGAAGCTAAAATGGTTAGTCAAAGTTGTTGATCAGCTAACAActcaatcaccatcatcatgtGTTTTTGTGCCCACAGGTACTTGTATTCGTAAATGAGAATATATGGTTGTTGTTTGTTTCAAAGTTAAacggagtgtttttttttaaatgttttttaaataaaaatattaaattaatgttttatttaggtgtttttttatattttttttaatatgctgaataattttttttttaaaaaaattgtttcatgaAGTAGTAATCCTCCTCCTAAATCATAAGAGACAAAAATATTGTCAATTGGACTTTAACTTTGTTTCATGAAGTTATTAGATACATAATTGCTTGGTCAAGATTAAATCAAGATTGTTTCGTGATTTGACTCCAAGAAGttagagaattgttttttttttttatgtgaatgctttttttttatgtgaatgcATTTGTTTGAATATAAATAtcctatttaaaattttaaaaaaatcaattatttttttatgtataaaagtGGATTTATACgtgaaattattcttttaagtgTCTTGAGCAACTAGATATGAAGGATTTAATATTGACTctcttgatttggtcaaatattGGCATTAGGTTTTGTTTATTGGAAGATGTGGAATGATGGATTTATCCGAACGGGATTGGCATAAGAGTAAAAGAAACAGAGGAGTTGACCCGGCTCTTTGGGAGTGAATTTTCAACTTGATTATTTTCTcaaagtttatttgttttaaaaaatattaaaaaaatatttttttaattattttaatatgttgatattaaaaataaaaaaattaaaaaagttattttcatgtatttttaaataaaaaacacttttaaaaaacatattacatCACATTACCGAACTCACACTGAATCATCTTAAAAATgaacaagaattaaaaaataaaaaaaactaaatacatgGATTAATTTAGCTTATTataaaattgtaagaaattcTCTAAAGAATGTTATAGccaataattttgtttcaagatTTTACTGGTCAATGGCTACCAGTGATGGATTGCCTTAAATTATTGGTGGCAGCTGAGTCATGAATCAGAGTCCCAGCAAACAGggaatttgaatatatataattatgtaaaGAAATACTAACAAAGAAGAAGCAATTTGAATATGGCAACTGGGCAGTGCTTCATCTTCCTCTCCTTTACTCCCCACCTTTAATCAAAACAGTTTTCAATCTCTTCAACACTTTATGTTTTAACTTAGCTGTATGgtattaaacttaatttgatGGATTGATTATGATCttatttaattgagttttttaaaattaaaaaaaaattaatttagtaaaagatcaattctatttaatatgttaatttatgACCCGTTcgatctaattaaaatttaaattaatttttaaaaaaattaataacaatattattttaaatttcaattgacTTGAGCTAATTTGAACaattctaatttaaatatttgattatataaaaagtttCATCAAGTTGGATGACTCTagccaattttaatttttcttttcttttctttttttccttttttttttggtgaaattgTAGCACAAACTTAAGGTCAAAATTCATCAATTGAGTCCGTGACCATTAAATTTTGCTTTCTCAGCTCTATATGATAGCAaaatttcttcatatttaataacatgatacaacatcatcatcaatacaccctatcataaaagaaaagaaaaaaaaaatccattttcataatttgtttttacttaacAGTATACCCATATTGGACAGCGAACTTAACAAGATCATCAAGCTGCTTTAACTCAAAATACCCATCTTTGTCAGACTGGTCAAGAACCTTGTCTGCATATTCAGGAAAGAAAAGACCAAGATGATTGAAGGCtttcttcaagtttttcttGCTAAGGAcatttttatcttcaaattcCTTGAAAACCACCGTTAATTGCTCATCACTCAAAAACATTCCCGTTTCTTCATCAGATTTATGATCAGGCTGCCAAAATACCAGCCAAGCATAACACACTAGTTCATCCATCTCATAATCACTAGCAATCAATCCATCTCCATTGGGATCCGCAAACACCAGTGCCCTGTCAGCTCTGAAGTCAGGATAACTAGCACCCAACTCAGAGAAGGCAGCCTTCAGCTCATTCCAGCCAAGAACATTATTTTCAAGATCCTTGACGCGCCTCGTGAAAATCTCCCTGATTTGCTTTGCTGTTAAGGGCTTGTCCCTTGTTTTTGTTGCAACATCATAGGGTATGACGACACGAAGGATATTGTTAACAAACTTTGCTCTCATTTCATGAAGCTTACAATTTGGTGCTAGAACAATCTCCTTGAGGAAACGGCTCCATACATGATCATGATCAAGGGAGCGTTGTCCGGTGATTCTTATTAGGATTCGCGGTGAATACATACATTTAATGTCCAGATGTTCCTTTTTAAATCCTGTCGGGAAATCAGCACGAAAAGAAGGAAATTAAGAACATTTCTAAGCTAAACACAGGCTGTTCTCCATCTccacatttattttttgagaaggGACTTGTACATGTATACTTAAAGCTCGGTTTCCTACCACGGTTCAAcctattatttaaattgatagtTTAAAGGCTAAGTTCAATTCAATCCAGAATTCAAGATAATCTTGGGTCATATCCAGCCTTTAATTTACATCAAAATTTGCAATATCCTTCTCTAAACTGTcgatgtattttgatttttaccaGATGAATCTATTCAGTACATGGATGGAAAATGTATGCTAAATCTCTATTATAAATCAATGATATAAGAGAGTTGACTCCAGGCTCTCGTATCCTGCATGATGTTGTTGGTTCGAAATCTTCATAAACAGGTCTAGTTTCAATCTGTTGCCTCATTAATGACTGCATTTTAGCACTAACTTTGTGTAGTCTTGCTATCGAAAGCGTTTTGCTTGTATGCGAAGCTCACTGCTTGATCATGTCTCAAATTGGTAATTGTATGTTGACGATTTTAagggtatattatttttttaa from Populus trichocarpa isolate Nisqually-1 chromosome 5, P.trichocarpa_v4.1, whole genome shotgun sequence includes these protein-coding regions:
- the LOC18098488 gene encoding ATP-citrate synthase alpha chain protein 2: MARKKIREYDSKRLLKEHLKRLSGIDLQICSAQVTEGTDFTELTNKEPWLSSTKLVVKPDMLFGKRGKSGLVALNLDLAQVAEFVKARLGAEVEMGGCKAPITTFIVEPFVPHDQEFYISIVSERLGSTISFSECGGIEIEENWDKVKTIFLPTEKPMTLEACAPLIATLPLEIRGKIGDFIIGVFSVFQDLDFSFLEMNPFTLVNGEPYPLDMRGELDDTAAFKNFKKWGNVEFPLPFGRVLSSTESFIHSLDEKTSSSLKFTVLNPKGRIWTMVAGGGASVIYADTVGDLGYASELGNYAEYSGAPNEDEVLQYARVVIDCATSDPDGRKRALLIGGGIANFTDVAATFNGIIRALREKESKLKAARMHIYVRRGGPNYQTGLAKMRTLGEELGVPLEVYGPEATMTGICKQAIDCIMSTA